A stretch of Primulina tabacum isolate GXHZ01 unplaced genomic scaffold, ASM2559414v2 Contig618, whole genome shotgun sequence DNA encodes these proteins:
- the LOC142534605 gene encoding la-related protein 1C-like, producing the protein MATASDSSASVQSVNSVIDRHSRLASPCSCSSISDQKHVLPSEIFLNQLIAPPASFLAEDGQAEGSENVGVTKKCVWNNPANGVAPQVGALMGTASWPDFSKSARASTKASSSSTDSLEELSHEPIILSQGTSVDSWSSQEVATNSASNHESPIRQCSPELGGDRTSHRNITANGSFSQAPNSHSSVVEASPFKPVKSSISSGVSPRDNTRWDVGQRGGSHSGHEPHHPRGPFRRNNSGPQLQGNGSSNHGHGSKRYQERWIDDWSYNHQSFGSRVNLAPQQSVASRPFIRGPVSSAPFIPPPPPVGARPYGPPVFYNDASSFTYFALGPHPGSPGHMPMFPYAPMSSPIPDPHLPSKIVKQIDYYFCDDNLVKDTYLRQKMDVDGWVPINLIASFKKIRELTDNVQLILDALRASNVVEIQGEKVRRKGNWRKWIMPTFLYST; encoded by the exons ATGGCTACTGCTTCTGACTCCTCCGCCTCTGTTCAATCTGTAAATTCTGTTATTGATCGCCATTCACGGCTCGCGTCGCCTTGTTCATGTTCGAGTATCTCTGATCAGAAGCACGTTTTGCCTTCTGAAATTTTCCTAAACCAATTAATCGCACCACCTGCTAGTTTCTTGGCCGAGGATGGTCAGGCTGAGGGAAGTGAGAATGTTGGTGTAACCAAGAAGTGTGTTTGGAACAATCCTGCTAATGGTGTTGCTCCGCAGGTTGGTGCTTTGATGGGGACAGCATCTTGGCCTGATTTCTCCAAATCAGCTCGTGCTTCCACGAAGGCTTCTTCGAGTTCGACTGATTCTCTTGAAGAACTCTCTCACGAACCAATCATTCTGTCACAG GGGACGTCAGTTGACTCTTGGTCTTCACAGGAAGTAGCAACAAATTCAGCTTCGAACCATGAATCTCCTATCCGCCAGTGTTCTCCGGAGCTAGGTGGTGACAGGACAAGTCACAGAAACATAACAGCCAACGGCAGCTTTTCTCAAGCACCAAATTCACACAGTTCTGTGGTTGAAGCGTCTCCTTTTAAGCCAGTGAAGTCCAGCATCTCTTCGGGGGTATCTCCTAGGGACAACACACGTTGGGATGTTGGACAGAGAGGAGGATCTCACAGTGGGCATGAGCCACACCATCCGCGTGGTCCTTTTAGAAGGAACAACAGTGGACCGCAACTTCAAGGGAATGGTTCTTCTAATCATGGCCATGGTAGCAAACGATACCAGGAACGTTGGATTGATGATTGGAGCTATAACCATCAATCTTTTGGCAGCAGAGTAAACCTTGCACCCCAGCAGAGTGTCGCCTCTCGGCCCTTCATACGTGGTCCAGTTTCAAGTGCTCCTTTTATTCCTCCACCTCCCCCTGTGGGTGCGCGGCCCTATGGTCCCCCAGTGTTCTACAATG ATGCTTCATCTTTTACGTATTTTGCTCTTGGACCCCACCCAGGTTCACCCGGGCACATGCCTATGTTTCCATATGCACCAATGTCGTCTCCCATACCTGATCCTCACTTGCCTTCCAAAATTGTGAAAcagatagattattatttttg TGATGATAATTTGGTGAAGGACACATATTTGCGCCAGAAAATGGATGTGGATGGATGGGTTCCCATAAACTTAATAGCAAGCTTTAAGAAA ATTAGGGAGCTGACAGACAATGTCCAACTTATATTGGATGCTTTGCGAGCTTCGAATGTGGTGGAAATACAG GGAGAAAAGGTGAGGAGGAAGGGTAATTGGAGAAAATGGATAATGCCAACCTTCTTGTATTCTACATGA